The following coding sequences lie in one Fimbriimonadaceae bacterium genomic window:
- a CDS encoding P-II family nitrogen regulator: MVRVIAYVRPHRLEDVKSAVAAMDVTGMTVSDARGSGSNPEAAVLFAGQEILTSLPFRSKIEVVVPDADADRVVQAIVTAARTGQPGDGKVFVEKLLDAVRVRTRERGDAAV; this comes from the coding sequence ATGGTCCGTGTCATCGCCTATGTCCGCCCCCATCGCCTTGAGGACGTCAAGTCGGCCGTCGCGGCGATGGACGTCACCGGGATGACCGTTTCCGACGCCCGAGGGTCGGGCAGCAACCCGGAGGCGGCCGTCCTTTTCGCCGGACAGGAGATTCTCACCTCCCTTCCCTTCCGGTCGAAGATCGAAGTGGTCGTCCCCGACGCGGACGCCGACCGGGTGGTCCAGGCCATCGTCACGGCGGCACGGACCGGACAGCCCGGCGACGGCAAAGTGTTTGTCGAGAAACTCCTGGACGCGGTGCGCGTCCGTACCCGCGAACGGGGCGACGCGGCGGTATAG
- a CDS encoding tyrosine-type recombinase/integrase: MLPRRVWQSTLSQDGAITSSRPRTASPVSPDNLTRDFRQWAKKNGLEGMRLHDLRGSYVFPLIESGADIRTVQELARHSDSRTTMEAYARPRQPVKEQAIEGLRRHWG, encoded by the coding sequence TTGCTTCCGAGGCGCGTTTGGCAATCGACTCTCAGCCAAGACGGAGCAATTACGTCTTCACGACCGCGAACGGCAAGCCCGGTCTCCCCGGACAACCTCACTCGCGACTTTCGGCAGTGGGCCAAGAAGAACGGTCTTGAGGGAATGAGACTCCATGACCTTCGCGGCTCGTACGTCTTCCCCTTGATCGAATCCGGCGCGGACATCCGCACGGTTCAAGAACTGGCGCGTCACTCGGATTCCCGGACGACGATGGAAGCCTACGCGCGACCTCGTCAACCGGTCAAAGAACAGGCCATCGAAGGGCTACGGCGGCACTGGGGTTGA